From the Sphingomonas phyllosphaerae 5.2 genome, one window contains:
- a CDS encoding YybH family protein produces MSIALVLAVAAAATPQAAISAAMADSAAGWNAGDLARFTAIYAPDAVYVAGDKVVQGKPAIAERYAKSFTDGGNSRGKLAFQPLAWRPLSAVHVLYIARWTLTPASGASQTGLTTLLFERRKDGWRIISDHSS; encoded by the coding sequence ATGAGCATCGCGCTGGTGTTGGCCGTTGCCGCTGCGGCGACACCGCAGGCGGCGATCTCGGCGGCGATGGCGGACAGCGCGGCGGGATGGAATGCCGGCGACCTGGCGCGCTTCACCGCCATCTATGCGCCCGATGCGGTCTACGTCGCGGGCGACAAGGTGGTGCAGGGAAAGCCCGCCATCGCCGAGCGATATGCCAAAAGCTTCACCGATGGTGGCAATAGCCGCGGAAAGCTGGCGTTCCAGCCGCTTGCATGGCGTCCGCTGAGCGCGGTGCATGTTCTGTACATCGCGCGCTGGACGTTAACGCCGGCGAGCGGCGCCTCGCAAACCGGGTTGACGACGCTGCTTTTCGAACGGCGCAAGGACGGCTGGCGGATCATTTCCGACCACAGCAGCTGA
- the mfd gene encoding transcription-repair coupling factor, with the protein MPDLSKILKATVPLTLSGVPGGFLPSLLADLARAAPRRAVFVAADEAQMRSVAATAPYFAPELEVVQLPAWDCLPYDRASPTLRVMAERIGALYRLQQKPKGAQLVLTTVNALTQRTLTPFRIRQLVAELKPGARIDRDRLGALLQANGYVRTDTVHDQGEYAVRGGIVDLFPSGEEQALRLDFFGDEIESVRTFDPADQRTTGRLDGFVLLPASEALLDDDSIKRFRTHYREKFGATATGDPLYQAVSEGRRLAGMEHWLPLFEEKLATLWDHLGDDAVVVRDAGTPAAIDSRLESVADYYENRKRAEAAEPGSYRALPARTLYLDEAEWRAEVAGMPAHFITPFHEPESSTVLDFQVDGPRDFAPERANQANVYEAVVAHVDRLRKDGRKAVLASYSIGARDRLKSLLDDHGLVGARLADTWQSALGAADVKSSGGVALTVVGLDHGFTAPGVAVLTEQDMLGDRLIRRAKRRKSADAFLAELATLSPGDLVVHTDHGIGRYVGLTQVPVAKAPHDCVQLEYAGGDKLYIPVENLEVLSRYGSSEEGASLDRLGGEAWQRRKSRMKERIREIAGTLIAVAAERALRPGEIAEPDASGYPAFVDRFPYEETDDQDRAISDVLDDLAAGKPMDRLIVGDVGFGKTEVALRAAFVAAMAGMQVAVVCPTTLLARQHYQNFCARFDGFPLEIGRLSRLVTAAEARKVREGVANGTIDIVIGTHALLAKSVDFKRLGLVIVDEEQRFGVTHKERLKTLRADVHMLTLTATPIPRTLQMAMGGLRELSVIQTPPVDRLAVRTYVMPWDPVVLREALLREHYRGGQSFLVTPRVADLPDIEDYLRREVPEIRYVVAHGQLSPTEVEERMSAFYDKKFEVLVSTTIIESGIDIPSANTMIVNRADRFGLAQLYQLRGRVGRSKTRAYAYMVAPPERQMTEAAEKRLKVLSDLDSLGAGFQLASHDLDIRGAGNLLGDEQSGHIKEVGYELYQSMLEDAIMEAKAGGFRERQRDFSPQISVDAPILIPEEYVPDLDLRMGLYRRLNDVDEVQGLEAFAAEMIDRFGPLPEATDNLVKIMEIKLNAKKACVAKLDVGPKGALVAFHDDTPPNIAGLLAYVDKLGGIAKLRPDSKLALTRVWADPKARLHGALQLSKGLAKAAG; encoded by the coding sequence CCTCTCCGGGGTTCCCGGCGGCTTCCTGCCTTCCCTGCTCGCCGATCTGGCGCGCGCCGCGCCGCGCCGGGCGGTGTTCGTCGCCGCGGACGAGGCGCAGATGCGCAGCGTCGCCGCGACCGCGCCCTATTTCGCACCCGAGCTGGAGGTGGTGCAGCTGCCGGCGTGGGATTGCCTGCCCTACGATCGCGCGTCGCCGACGCTGCGCGTCATGGCGGAACGGATCGGCGCGCTGTACCGCTTGCAGCAGAAGCCGAAGGGCGCGCAACTCGTCCTCACCACCGTCAACGCGCTGACGCAGCGCACGCTGACGCCGTTTCGCATCCGGCAACTGGTCGCCGAACTGAAGCCCGGGGCGCGGATCGACCGCGACCGGCTCGGCGCGTTGTTGCAGGCGAACGGTTATGTCCGCACCGATACCGTCCACGATCAGGGCGAATATGCAGTCCGCGGCGGGATCGTCGATCTCTTCCCCAGCGGCGAGGAGCAGGCGCTGCGTCTCGACTTCTTCGGCGACGAGATCGAGAGCGTCCGCACCTTCGACCCCGCCGACCAGCGCACCACCGGGCGGCTCGACGGCTTCGTGTTGCTGCCCGCGTCGGAGGCGCTGCTCGACGACGACAGCATCAAGCGCTTCCGCACGCATTACCGCGAGAAGTTCGGCGCGACCGCGACCGGCGACCCGCTCTACCAGGCGGTCAGCGAAGGCCGACGTCTCGCCGGGATGGAACATTGGCTGCCGCTTTTCGAGGAGAAGCTGGCGACGCTGTGGGATCATCTCGGCGACGACGCCGTCGTGGTGCGCGACGCCGGCACCCCGGCCGCGATCGACAGCCGGCTTGAGTCGGTCGCCGACTATTACGAAAACCGGAAGCGCGCGGAGGCGGCCGAGCCGGGTAGCTATCGCGCCCTCCCCGCCAGGACGCTCTACCTCGACGAGGCGGAATGGCGTGCCGAGGTCGCCGGAATGCCGGCGCATTTCATCACCCCGTTCCACGAACCCGAATCCTCGACCGTGCTCGACTTCCAGGTCGATGGTCCGCGCGACTTCGCGCCGGAACGCGCCAATCAGGCCAACGTCTACGAAGCGGTCGTCGCGCACGTCGATCGACTGCGCAAGGACGGGCGCAAGGCGGTGCTCGCCAGTTATTCGATCGGCGCCCGCGATCGATTGAAGAGCCTGCTCGACGATCATGGGCTCGTCGGTGCGCGGCTCGCCGACACATGGCAGTCCGCGCTCGGCGCCGCCGATGTGAAGAGCTCGGGCGGGGTTGCGCTGACTGTCGTCGGGCTCGACCACGGCTTCACCGCGCCCGGTGTCGCGGTGCTGACCGAGCAGGACATGCTCGGCGACCGGCTGATCCGTCGCGCCAAGCGTCGCAAGTCCGCCGACGCGTTCCTGGCCGAGCTCGCCACGCTCTCGCCGGGCGATCTGGTCGTCCACACCGACCACGGCATCGGCCGCTATGTCGGGTTGACGCAGGTGCCGGTCGCCAAGGCGCCGCACGATTGCGTCCAGCTCGAATATGCCGGCGGCGACAAGCTCTACATACCCGTCGAAAATCTCGAGGTCCTCTCACGCTACGGATCGTCGGAGGAGGGCGCGAGCCTCGACCGGCTCGGCGGCGAGGCGTGGCAGCGCCGCAAGAGCCGGATGAAGGAGCGGATCCGCGAGATCGCCGGCACGCTGATCGCGGTCGCCGCCGAACGCGCGCTGCGTCCGGGCGAGATCGCCGAACCCGACGCCAGCGGCTATCCGGCGTTCGTCGATCGCTTCCCGTACGAGGAAACCGACGATCAGGACCGCGCGATCTCCGACGTGCTCGACGATCTGGCCGCGGGCAAGCCGATGGACCGGCTGATCGTCGGCGATGTCGGCTTCGGCAAGACCGAGGTCGCGCTGCGCGCCGCGTTCGTCGCCGCGATGGCCGGGATGCAGGTCGCGGTCGTCTGCCCGACGACGTTGCTCGCGCGTCAGCATTACCAGAATTTCTGCGCGCGCTTCGACGGCTTCCCGCTCGAGATCGGCCGCCTCTCGCGGCTGGTGACCGCGGCCGAGGCCAGGAAGGTCCGGGAAGGCGTTGCGAACGGCACGATCGACATCGTGATCGGCACGCATGCGTTGCTCGCCAAGTCGGTCGACTTCAAGCGCCTCGGGCTCGTGATCGTCGATGAGGAACAGCGCTTCGGGGTGACGCACAAGGAGCGGCTGAAGACGCTGCGCGCCGACGTCCATATGCTGACGCTGACCGCGACGCCGATCCCGCGCACGCTCCAGATGGCGATGGGCGGCCTGCGGGAATTGTCGGTGATCCAGACCCCGCCGGTCGATCGTCTGGCGGTCCGCACCTACGTCATGCCGTGGGACCCCGTTGTGTTGCGCGAAGCGTTACTGCGTGAACATTATCGCGGCGGACAGAGCTTTTTGGTGACACCGCGCGTCGCCGATCTGCCCGATATCGAGGATTATCTGCGACGCGAGGTTCCCGAGATCCGCTATGTCGTCGCGCACGGCCAGCTTTCACCGACCGAGGTCGAGGAGCGTATGTCCGCGTTCTACGACAAGAAATTCGAGGTGCTGGTGTCGACCACGATCATCGAGAGCGGGATCGACATCCCGTCCGCCAACACGATGATCGTCAACCGCGCCGACCGCTTCGGCCTCGCCCAACTCTACCAGCTGCGCGGCCGCGTCGGCCGGTCGAAGACGCGCGCCTACGCCTATATGGTCGCCCCGCCGGAGCGGCAGATGACGGAGGCGGCGGAGAAGCGGTTGAAAGTCCTGAGCGATCTCGACTCGCTCGGCGCCGGCTTCCAGCTTGCCAGTCACGACCTCGACATCCGCGGCGCGGGCAATCTGCTCGGCGACGAACAATCGGGCCACATCAAGGAGGTGGGCTACGAACTGTACCAGTCGATGCTCGAAGACGCGATCATGGAGGCAAAGGCCGGTGGTTTCCGCGAACGCCAGCGCGACTTCAGTCCACAGATCAGCGTCGATGCGCCGATCCTGATTCCTGAGGAATATGTTCCCGACCTCGACCTGCGCATGGGGCTCTATCGCCGCCTCAACGACGTCGACGAGGTCCAGGGGCTGGAGGCGTTCGCCGCGGAGATGATCGACCGCTTCGGCCCGTTGCCCGAAGCGACTGACAATCTCGTCAAGATCATGGAAATCAAGCTGAACGCCAAGAAGGCGTGCGTCGCCAAGCTCGACGTCGGGCCGAAGGGGGCGCTCGTCGCGTTCCACGACGACACGCCACCTAACATCGCCGGCTTGCTCGCCTATGTCGACAAGCTGGGCGGGATCGCGAAGCTGCGTCCCGACAGCAAGCTGGCGCTCACCCGCGTCTGGGCCGATCCGAAGGCGCGGCTGCACGGCGCGCTGCAATTGTCGAAGGGGTTGGCGAAGGCGGCGGGGTGA